In the genome of Sander vitreus isolate 19-12246 chromosome 13, sanVit1, whole genome shotgun sequence, one region contains:
- the LOC144528079 gene encoding uncharacterized protein LOC144528079, with amino-acid sequence MKGLFFLCALLCGAGCSDNTTHVPISMIPVSVPSTDNATSVASTTPDVTTLSHKIVSLDSESQSTSHSPDKKPPTTTTTTTTPMGFYKEVKECPLTLMVSGGLIIACTILLVSIVVLIWKVCHLNRRIKMLSSNADLISTNDYWMGTAKKNKETEAKETTVLMSDISQTQEEVGNGTTKEEGGKVKENGQTGEEDKKEVGDTSAKSEDASATPVTVDENAASSKPQEEAIDAQSTNAIAASSSEGTEEPKDGV; translated from the coding sequence ATGAAGGGCCTCTTCTTCCTGTGTGCACTATTGTGTGGAGCTGGTTGTTCAGATAATACCACACATGTTCCCATTTCCATGATTCCAGTTTCAGTACCGTCCACAGATAATGCCACCAGTGTTGCCAGCACCACGCCTGATGTCACCACACTGTCACATAAAATAGTTTCCCTGGACTCCGAAAGTCAGAGCACTTCACATTCACCTGACAAAAAGCCACCCAccacaaccaccaccaccaccacacctATGGGGTTTTACAAGGAAGTGAAGGAATGTCCTCTAACGCTCATGGTGTCTGGCGGCCTGATCATAGCCTGTACCATTCTGCTGGTTTCTATTGTGGTGTTGATATGGAAGGTGTGCCACTTGAACAGGCGCATCAAGATGCTGAGCAGCAACGCTGACCTGATCAGCACCAATGATTACTGGATGGGAACTGCCAAGaagaacaaagaaacagaagCCAAAGAGACCACCGTGTTAATGTCTGACATCAGTCAAACACAGGAGGAGGTGGGAAATGGTACCACCAAGGAAGAAGGAGGGAAGGTAAAGGAGAATGGACaaacaggagaggaggacaAGAAGGAGGTGGGAGACACGAGTGCCAAGAGTGAGGACGCTTCAGCTACACCTGTAACCGTTGATGAAAATGCAGCCTCCTCAAAGCCACAAGAGGAGGCCATTGATGCCCAGTCCACCAACGCAATAGCAGCTTCCTCCTCTGAGGGCACAGAGGAACCAAAGGATGGGGTGtag